One Triticum dicoccoides isolate Atlit2015 ecotype Zavitan chromosome 5B, WEW_v2.0, whole genome shotgun sequence genomic window carries:
- the LOC119308689 gene encoding phosphatidylinositol/phosphatidylcholine transfer protein SFH9-like encodes MAAASEEAIKQFSVLMEQLKEPLKTTFQNVHQGYPRGTVLRFLKAREWNVPKAYKMLMDCLNWRLQNEIDSVLAKPILPADLYRSIRDTLLVGLTGYSKQGQPVYAFGVGLSTFDRASVNYYLQSHIQMNEYRDRVVLPGASEMSGKQINTCLKVMDMTGLKLSALNQIKMLSTITAVDDLNYPEKTETYYIVNAPYVFSACWKVVKPLLQERTKKKIKVLYGPGRDELLKVMDYASLPHFCKREGSGSGSSSDEVDCYSYDHPFHQELYSYVKQQALRNQDSVGPAKQGSMHVRVPTPDLEEAKIMETIQSELHSLKAGDGISRSFSRITIEGP; translated from the exons ATGGCGGCCGCCTCGGAGGAGGCCATCAAGCAGTTCTCCGTCCTCATGGAGCAGC TGAAGGAGCCCCTCAAGACCACATTCCAG AATGTGCACCAAGGATATCCAAGAGGGACTGTGCTGCGTTTTCTGAAGGCCAGAGAGTGGAACGTTCCTAAAGCTTACAAAATG CTAATGGACTGCTTAAATTGGAGGCTTCAGAATGAGATTGACAGCGTTCTTGCC AAACCAATATTGCCCGCTGATTTGTATAGATCTATTCGTGATACACTGCTTGTTGGATTAACAGGATATTCCAAGCAG GGTCAACCTGTCTATGCATTCGGTGTTGGGCTCAGTACCTTTGACAGAGCATCG GTGAACTACTATTTGCAGTCTCACATACAGATGAATGAGTATCGAGATCGTGTTGTCCTG CCAGGTGCTTCTGAGATGTCCGGAAAACAGATTAACACCTGCTTGAAAGTTATGGATATGACTGGCCTGAAGCTTTCTGCTTTGAACCAAATAAAG ATGTTGAGcacgataacagctgttgatgaccTTAATTATCCTGAGAAAACTGAGACGTATTACATTGTGAATGCTCCATATGTTTTTTCGGCATGTTGGAAG GTTGTGAAGCCTCTTTTACAAGAGCGAACTAAAAAGAAGATCAAAGTCTTATATGGCCCTGGAAGAGATGAATTACTGAAG GTTATGGACTACGCGTCACTCCCGCACTTCTGCAAGAGGGAAGGGTCCGGTTCGGGTTCGTCGTCGGACGAAGTCGACTGCTACTCGTACGACCATCCTTTCCACCAGGAGCTGTACAGCTATGTGAAGCAGCAAGCTCTGAGGAACCAGGACAGCGTTGGCCCCGCGAAGCAAGGGTCGATGCATGTGAGGGTGCCGACGCCGGACCTGGAGGAGGCCAAGATCATGGAGACGATCCAGTCGGAGCTCCACAGCCTCAAGGCAGGCGACGGCATTTCCCGCTCCTTCAGCAGGATCACGATCGAAGGTCCATGA